In Bacillus sp. SB49, a single window of DNA contains:
- the pyrR gene encoding bifunctional pyr operon transcriptional regulator/uracil phosphoribosyltransferase PyrR, whose translation MRDSCIHKATFLPSCGKVAFLLKERACMKAKATVLDDAAIRRALTRISHEIIEKNKGIEDLVLVGIKTRGVPIAQRLKHKIQEIEGAELPDGELDITLYRDDLTPETDAPEPQLKETNIKADIDGKKVILVDDVLYTGRTVRAAMDALIDHGRPSQIQLAVLVDRGHRELPIRADYVGKNVPTSLEEVITVTLSETDEADEVRIYEK comes from the coding sequence ATGCGCGATTCGTGTATTCACAAAGCCACTTTTCTGCCCTCATGCGGAAAAGTGGCTTTTTTGTTGAAGGAGAGAGCGTGCATGAAAGCGAAAGCGACGGTCCTTGATGACGCGGCCATCCGCCGTGCATTGACGAGGATTTCCCACGAGATCATCGAAAAGAACAAAGGGATAGAAGATTTGGTCCTTGTAGGAATCAAGACCCGCGGGGTGCCGATTGCCCAGCGCCTGAAACATAAGATCCAGGAGATAGAAGGGGCGGAACTTCCGGACGGGGAGCTTGATATCACGCTGTACCGGGATGACCTGACTCCGGAAACGGATGCTCCGGAACCGCAGCTGAAGGAAACGAACATCAAGGCTGATATCGACGGAAAGAAAGTGATCCTCGTCGATGACGTCCTCTATACAGGTCGGACGGTGCGTGCCGCAATGGACGCCCTCATCGACCATGGCCGACCAAGCCAAATCCAGTTGGCCGTCCTCGTGGATCGAGGACACAGGGAGCTTCCGATCCGTGCCGATTACGTCGGAAAGAACGTTCCCACTTCCCTTGAGGAAGTTATAACTGTAACTTTATCCGAAACGGATGAAGCAGATGAAGTGAGAATTTATGAAAAATGA
- a CDS encoding solute carrier family 23 protein, with protein sequence MTKHNPALDIHDVPKLHKWLTLSLQHLFAMFGATVLVPFLTGLSPSVALVSSGFGTLAYLLITRGKIPAYLGSSFAFIYPIMEVSKTHGVEGAMVGSFLSGLVYGLIALLISIFGTNWLMKILPPIVVGPVIIVIGLGLSSTAIDMAMYLPGQEENIYSGTHFMVALVTLALTIIASIFFKGFFSLLPILFGIVGGYVFALTQGIVDTTEIQAEWSAVTSSDSLGGFLSAVFHTPDFVVPFADFSPFDVFSWEIVFLMVPFALVTITEHTGDQMVLSKVVGRNFLKNPGLDKSILGDGVATMIASCLGGPPNTTYGENIGVLAITRVYSVFVIGGAAVIAIFFGFVSMITAVIGSIPSAVMGGVSILLFGIIASSGLRMLIDNQIDFGEKRNLIIASVILVIGVGGAFVQVTDSIQIAGMALAAIIGVLLNLILPGKEKGIGNGNMFEAPEDMDKEKDNHHAAS encoded by the coding sequence ATGACAAAACATAATCCAGCATTGGATATCCACGACGTACCAAAATTACACAAATGGCTCACCCTAAGCCTCCAGCATCTATTCGCCATGTTCGGAGCGACGGTTCTTGTACCGTTCCTCACCGGCTTGTCCCCGTCGGTCGCCCTCGTATCAAGCGGCTTCGGGACGCTGGCCTATCTGCTGATTACCAGAGGAAAGATCCCGGCTTATCTCGGATCAAGTTTCGCTTTCATCTATCCGATCATGGAAGTATCGAAGACACACGGGGTAGAAGGAGCAATGGTCGGAAGCTTTCTATCCGGCCTTGTGTACGGGCTTATCGCATTATTAATCAGCATCTTCGGTACGAACTGGTTAATGAAAATTCTCCCGCCGATTGTGGTAGGTCCGGTGATCATTGTCATCGGTTTAGGTCTTTCCTCGACCGCGATTGACATGGCGATGTACCTCCCGGGCCAGGAAGAAAACATTTACAGCGGAACACACTTCATGGTCGCCCTTGTTACGCTCGCGTTGACGATTATCGCATCGATTTTCTTCAAAGGATTCTTCTCCCTTCTTCCGATATTGTTCGGAATCGTTGGAGGCTATGTTTTCGCCCTCACCCAGGGGATTGTAGATACGACTGAAATACAGGCGGAGTGGTCGGCTGTTACATCTTCAGACTCTCTCGGAGGGTTCCTTAGTGCAGTATTCCATACACCGGATTTCGTAGTCCCGTTTGCTGATTTCTCCCCGTTCGATGTGTTCAGCTGGGAAATCGTCTTCCTGATGGTTCCCTTCGCTCTCGTTACAATCACCGAACACACGGGAGATCAAATGGTGTTATCCAAAGTTGTCGGACGGAACTTCCTTAAGAATCCCGGACTTGATAAATCGATCCTCGGAGACGGAGTGGCGACGATGATCGCCTCCTGTCTCGGCGGCCCTCCGAACACAACCTACGGAGAGAATATCGGTGTCCTGGCGATCACCAGAGTCTACAGCGTGTTCGTCATTGGAGGAGCGGCGGTCATTGCCATCTTCTTCGGATTCGTCAGTATGATCACCGCAGTCATCGGTTCGATACCGAGTGCTGTGATGGGAGGCGTTTCGATCCTTCTTTTCGGGATCATCGCCTCCAGCGGCCTGCGCATGCTGATCGATAACCAGATCGACTTCGGTGAAAAGAGAAATCTGATCATCGCATCTGTCATCCTTGTTATCGGAGTCGGTGGTGCGTTCGTCCAAGTGACCGACAGCATCCAAATTGCCGGTATGGCTTTAGCTGCAATCATCGGCGTCCTGTTGAACCTGATTCTGCCCGGCAAAGAAAAGGGCATCGGCAATGGCAATATGTTCGAAGCTCCGGAAGATATGGACAAAGAGAAAGACAATCATCACGCAGCTTCCTGA
- a CDS encoding aspartate carbamoyltransferase catalytic subunit, whose amino-acid sequence MSHLLSMKKLSNERIMHLFATAKHMEETDRLPSYQGRFAANLFLEPSTRTKSSFHIAERRLGMDVLHLDDAASSVTKGESLYDTLKTLESIGVDLAVVRQSETGILQECTKGLNLSIVNAGDGCGEHPTQSLLDLYTIHEHFKSFKGLEVTIAGDLKHSRVARSNAHALKQLGANVTFVTKPEWQDPTLTDQYITMDEAVDRCDALMLLRIQHERHEQGASVLSYLDQFGLTKEREARMGEHSIILHPAPVNRGVEIDSDLVESSKSRIFTQMKNGVTVRMAVIDALMKGEL is encoded by the coding sequence TTGTCCCATTTATTATCCATGAAGAAGCTGTCCAATGAGAGGATCATGCACTTGTTTGCAACGGCGAAACATATGGAGGAGACGGATCGTCTTCCTTCTTATCAAGGGAGGTTCGCTGCCAACTTATTTTTAGAGCCGAGCACAAGAACGAAGAGCAGTTTCCACATCGCCGAACGCAGACTCGGAATGGACGTTCTTCACCTCGATGATGCAGCCTCAAGCGTCACGAAAGGAGAAAGCTTGTACGATACGCTGAAAACGCTGGAGTCGATCGGCGTCGACCTCGCCGTCGTCAGGCAGTCGGAAACAGGCATCCTGCAGGAATGTACCAAAGGATTGAACCTTTCGATCGTGAACGCTGGAGACGGCTGCGGAGAGCATCCGACACAGTCGCTTTTGGATCTCTATACGATCCACGAACATTTTAAGAGTTTCAAAGGTCTGGAAGTAACGATTGCCGGTGACTTGAAACACAGCCGAGTCGCGAGATCCAATGCCCACGCCCTGAAACAATTAGGCGCAAACGTCACATTCGTGACAAAGCCGGAATGGCAGGACCCGACTCTTACAGATCAATACATAACGATGGACGAAGCGGTCGATCGTTGTGATGCCCTGATGCTGCTGCGCATTCAACATGAAAGACATGAACAAGGTGCCTCTGTCCTGTCGTATTTAGATCAGTTTGGATTGACGAAAGAGAGAGAAGCACGCATGGGGGAACACAGCATCATTCTGCACCCTGCTCCAGTGAACAGGGGAGTAGAAATCGACAGCGACCTTGTAGAATCCAGTAAATCAAGGATCTTTACCCAAATGAAGAACGGCGTGACGGTGCGTATGGCCGTCATCGACGCATTGATGAAAGGGGAACTTTAA
- a CDS encoding dihydroorotase, protein MKKKIINGKRIVEGSLESCEVVIEDGHIVEIETTAGEADEVIDAGGNLILPGFVDVHVHLREPGGEAKETIATGTQAAAKGGFTTVCAMPNTTPVPDSVEIMKQVQAVIDRDAVIRVLPYASITTRQVGKELVDMEALSSLGTFAFTDDGVGVQTAGTMYEAMKEAAKYGKAIVAHCEDNSLVYKGVSHLGEVSERLDLPGIANVAESVQIARDVLLAEATGCHYHVCHVSTKESVRVIRDAKRAGIHVTAEVTPHHLLLNEADVKEDDAFFKMNPPLRSKEDHQALIDGLLDGTLDFIATDHAPHTEEEKQQGFLYSPFGITGLETAFPLLYTHLVGKGVLDLEQLVGLLSRKPAETFGLPYGTLKVGAPADITLIDLETEKAIDRQTFVSKGKNTPFDGWKVKGWPVRTLMNGNTVWEESSYETTRA, encoded by the coding sequence ATGAAGAAGAAAATCATCAACGGTAAACGAATAGTCGAAGGCAGCCTGGAGTCCTGTGAAGTAGTCATCGAGGATGGACATATAGTCGAGATCGAGACTACAGCAGGGGAGGCAGATGAGGTCATCGATGCAGGAGGTAACCTTATCCTGCCGGGATTCGTGGATGTCCACGTTCATTTGAGGGAACCGGGAGGAGAAGCGAAGGAAACGATCGCAACGGGAACACAAGCGGCAGCGAAAGGCGGGTTTACAACCGTCTGTGCCATGCCGAATACGACGCCGGTTCCGGATTCCGTGGAGATAATGAAGCAGGTCCAAGCGGTTATCGATCGGGATGCCGTCATCCGAGTCCTCCCTTATGCGTCGATCACCACAAGGCAGGTAGGGAAAGAGCTTGTCGATATGGAAGCACTCAGCAGCCTTGGTACGTTTGCATTCACAGACGACGGTGTCGGAGTCCAGACAGCAGGTACGATGTATGAGGCGATGAAGGAAGCAGCGAAGTACGGAAAAGCGATCGTTGCTCACTGTGAAGATAATTCTCTTGTTTATAAGGGTGTCTCCCACCTTGGAGAGGTGAGTGAGAGGCTTGATCTCCCGGGTATCGCGAATGTGGCAGAATCGGTCCAGATTGCCAGGGATGTCCTGCTCGCAGAAGCGACAGGGTGCCATTACCACGTGTGCCACGTCTCGACGAAGGAATCTGTGAGGGTGATCCGTGATGCGAAGCGAGCCGGCATTCACGTGACAGCGGAAGTGACACCGCACCACTTGCTTTTGAATGAAGCGGACGTCAAAGAAGATGATGCTTTCTTTAAAATGAATCCTCCGCTCCGTTCCAAAGAGGATCATCAGGCACTGATCGACGGTTTGCTGGACGGAACGCTTGATTTCATTGCGACAGACCATGCGCCTCATACGGAAGAAGAGAAGCAGCAGGGCTTCCTATACTCGCCGTTCGGGATTACAGGATTGGAAACAGCATTCCCGCTTCTCTACACGCACCTGGTAGGTAAGGGAGTCCTTGATTTGGAACAACTTGTCGGGCTGTTAAGCCGGAAACCTGCAGAAACCTTCGGGCTTCCATACGGGACGCTCAAGGTCGGTGCTCCTGCCGATATTACATTGATAGATTTGGAAACAGAAAAGGCGATCGACCGCCAAACATTCGTATCGAAAGGGAAAAATACACCGTTTGACGGCTGGAAGGTGAAAGGCTGGCCGGTACGTACACTAATGAATGGAAATACAGTTTGGGAGGAGAGTTCATATGAAACAACTCGTGCTTGA
- a CDS encoding carbamoyl phosphate synthase small subunit, whose product MKQLVLEDGTIFVGEGFGSDSESIGEVVFNTGMTGYQEVISDPSYCGQLVTFTYPLVGNYGINRDDFETVNPAVLGVIVKEHCEHPSNFRNEETLDAFLKAKHIPGISGIDTRKLTKIIRQHGTMRAIITSSDRSVNEVLQELKEAELPRNQVEQVSTVKPYVVPGRGKRIVLMDFGMKHGILREFTKRNCHVTVVPYHTSATEIERLKPDGVMLSNGPGDPKDVPEAIETIRGLIGKVPIFGICLGHQLIALAAGADTSKMKFGHRGANQPVKDLRSGRTYMTSQNHGYAVDRGSLQNTDLELTQHSLNDDSVEGLQHKEFEVFSVQYHPESSPGPEDTAHLFDEFLERIERTEEKTKEESSCLNAQI is encoded by the coding sequence ATGAAACAACTCGTGCTTGAGGACGGAACAATTTTTGTCGGAGAAGGGTTCGGCAGTGACAGTGAATCGATAGGGGAAGTCGTATTTAATACGGGAATGACTGGATACCAGGAAGTAATTTCAGACCCATCCTACTGTGGCCAGCTGGTCACTTTCACCTACCCGCTAGTCGGGAACTACGGCATAAACCGGGATGATTTTGAAACAGTCAACCCGGCCGTTCTCGGTGTCATCGTCAAAGAACATTGTGAACATCCATCCAATTTCAGAAATGAAGAAACGCTTGATGCTTTCCTGAAAGCGAAACATATTCCAGGCATCAGCGGAATTGATACAAGAAAGCTTACGAAGATCATTCGTCAGCACGGTACGATGCGGGCAATCATCACTTCAAGCGACCGCTCTGTTAACGAAGTGCTGCAGGAGCTCAAAGAAGCAGAACTTCCGAGGAACCAGGTGGAGCAGGTATCCACGGTCAAACCGTATGTCGTTCCCGGCCGAGGAAAGCGGATCGTTCTAATGGACTTCGGAATGAAGCACGGCATCCTGCGAGAATTCACGAAGCGGAACTGCCACGTCACCGTTGTTCCTTATCATACATCTGCCACTGAAATCGAACGGCTGAAGCCGGACGGGGTCATGCTTTCAAACGGACCTGGAGATCCGAAAGATGTACCGGAAGCGATCGAAACGATTCGCGGCTTGATCGGGAAGGTTCCGATCTTTGGTATCTGTCTTGGGCATCAGCTTATCGCGCTTGCAGCCGGTGCAGACACGTCCAAAATGAAATTCGGTCACCGCGGTGCCAACCAACCGGTCAAAGACCTTCGCTCAGGCAGAACGTATATGACGTCGCAGAACCATGGCTATGCCGTAGACAGAGGGTCGCTCCAGAACACGGATCTTGAATTGACTCAGCATTCCCTGAATGATGACAGTGTCGAAGGATTACAACATAAAGAATTTGAAGTATTCAGTGTCCAATACCACCCGGAGAGCTCTCCAGGACCTGAAGATACAGCTCATTTATTCGATGAATTTCTTGAAAGAATCGAACGTACGGAAGAGAAGACGAAGGAGGAATCTTCATGCCTAAACGCACAGATCTAA